A segment of the Doryrhamphus excisus isolate RoL2022-K1 chromosome 7, RoL_Dexc_1.0, whole genome shotgun sequence genome:
ACATTTTCTAGTGAGGGTCATaagctgaaaaatgaaagggtgcAAGAAGTTgtatacatttcaagaaaaaaatgaaagcagagCATAATGTGACTGCCAAATGTTTTGGCAGTGTTTcttatttaattttccaaatacttaatctttcttcttcaataatctTAGTAAATTTTCTCTctaccataatattgtgacttcattcccataataatataatgttttccccaccctaattttccaaacatgaCAACTGTGTTCTGTTTGGTTCTCGTATTACGTTTTttccttcaatatttcaacattatgctccTAAAAGgccattattttccctcataatatgatgacttttttccttAAGTATTTTTCAAATTCTATTAAAtgtttgccatttttttaatgttacaaaTATTTCACCTTCAATACTCGTAAAAAtccccaaattacaacttttttgttgtttgttttccataatattatgacttatatatattattctttaatatttcatttttatgctatgaaaattatgtaatttttcatCCTAATATTgttcttttaaaattacaacttgttctcattagattacaacttttaaaaaaatattttgactttattcttgtaaaattgctggtGATATTTCAATTTTTGTGGTCTGAAAGTGGCCACcatgccgcactttggacacccctggtgtagtctATAATAGATTTATTACATATGCATGatgaatatgtactgtattgagTTAACATATTCTAATGCAAAACTCCCATTCACCAATTTAATTGTCGTGCAGGTAAATGGTCTGAATGTCTCACTTTAAATCTCATGAACATGTATGACTAATGCTGATTTCTTCACGTAATGCTACATTAGCATTTGTAATAGAATAATATGgacctaaataaataaataaacacttgtttttgtttgcattaaatacatttaaatattagagTTGTGTCATTAGACCCGCCCTCCTCATTGTTGCTGTGTgctttcagccaatcagatctCTTGCCATCAGCTGCTTGCTGTTAGCTTGTCTCATGTTTCACtaaatgtttcaatgttttgGACCATATGTAATGAAATAATCCAACCAATTTGTCATAATGTACCAGTAAGTCATTTTTAGATGGGTGTCTGACactatttagatattttttaaacttaaataagaGAGTAATGCAATTATCTGGTGAGCACTGTGTACAAAGTGGAGTTAAGCCCCACCCTCTTcattgtcagccaatcagataTCTACCTGTCctacttcctgttagcttaTTTAATGTAGCTTCTTGGTCTCTACTCACATCAAATGTAATCTGTTTCTGGacataaataaagtaataaaccAGCTTATGTGTCAAATATTTGCCAATAAGCTAATTTTAGATgcttttatgacattatttatcAGTACCATGAGATAGTTAGCTAGTATTGACCTTGTTGTTAGCATAGGCTAGAAGGCCAGAGAATAAGGTACGCCTGCCTTTACAAAGAATGTAAATAAACAgcatttttctgttattatgcaAAAGCTTTTTTATTACTATGATTACAATGCACATTATGTATTTTGTGTCCAGCTCTGTCAAGTCCTCTCTTCTGTATGCTGCAGACACCTTGACCCCGGCCTCCAGCCCGTCACCAGGGGGTTGCGGAGCTGCGCCAGAGCCCGATGAGAGCTCCGGCCCCCTCAACTTGGAGTGCAGGGTGTGCTCGGACAAAGCTTCAGGCTTCCATTACGGCGTGCATGCATGCGAGGGCTGCAAGGTGAGTAGAAAGTGTTCAGTATGTGACAGAGTCTAGAAATAGAACCAAAAATCCAGGTTGGTCATTTGCACTGAAAGAACAATTAGGCGCGACATGGAGCGGGTCACctctctcatacacacacacacacacacacacacacacacacacacacacacacagtgtttggCATGTGACCTAGAGGCCAGTGGAAAGTTCCTGAGACTCCAATCCAGTAGCGTTCATGTGAGGTTGGGGACACGGCAGCCTTGGCTGATTCGCCACCTCTCCCCCGCTTGGCTCCCATCCAGCCTGGGTGACGTGAATGCACTTCCACACACATGGAGCAGTACCCAAAGATGGCTGGCATCGTAATCGTCGCCATCATCTGTCGTCGCCGCATTGTCATGTGACCCCCCCCAGTGGATTGTTATACCCTGCCGCCTGAACCATGAATCTAATTTTGCCTTCACGGGTAGGATGTTTTATTTCAGTTGATCAGCCAGTCATTGAGCTGCTCCACGCCACTGTCCATGTTCCGGTCGGTATTGCACCATCATGGAAAAATCCCCCATTTGGCGTGTAGTGCTCGCTATTGTATTTACACACGGCGTGATATTTCAACAGCTCCTTTCATGAGAGTAGTAATATTCTTGAAGGGCTTCATTAATTCTTGTGTTTTGTATTGCTTTGCAATGGATGAAAATACTATTGGTTGTTTAAACAAACCACAGAAGTGCCACTCGTTTTGGACACAGTGCCTGAGGCTCAAAGCTAATAAAATGCACAATACGACTATAGCATCATAAGGCAGTTCAGTTATTTTGATAGTCAACTGTATTAACAGCAGGTTAAACAATTTTCCAGATGCTACCTTTATTCgtctggggaacctcactccattcgcATTCCACCAGTATACATACAGGACTGCTGTATTTGTCACAGGCTTTGGTATTTTGTTGGTTCCGCAATCTGAACCGAACTTTAGCTTGTTGTCTTCATGCTTATTTTTAATTCCTGTATGGGTTGGCtttaaattaattaaccaaAAAGTGTATGCTAACTTTAAGATCCCTGGGGAACCTTACTCCATTCACTTTCCACCAGTAATTCAGTATTTGTCACAAGTTGTTATTTTCTTTGTTCAAAGTAGTTCTGCACCAAACTTTACCTTGTTGTCTTcaggtttatttttaattcctgTATGAGTTggatttaaattaattaaccaaAAAGTGTATGCTAAATTTAAGATCCCTGGGGAACCATActccattcactttctaccaGTACGTCTGTATTTGTCACAAGTTgttattttctttgttctttgttTGAAGTAGTTCTGCACCAAACTTTACCTTGTTGTCTTcaggtttattttttattcctgTATGGGTTtgctttaaattatttgtgttctgaggctcagagctaaacccttttaaatacaaattatgaAATTAAGCTCCATTCTACGGACACTGAAATTTACGTAGCAACAGTCAGTACAGCATCTGAAAAGAACCAAGAAGTGTATGCTAACTTTAAGATCCCTGGGGAACCTTACTCCATGCAATTTCTATCACTACTTCTGTATTTGTTACATGTTATCTTCTGTGTTCAAAAATAGTTCTCCACCAACCTTAACTTTTTGTCATCATGCTGATTTTCAATTCCTTGGCTTTAAAATAATCGTGctctgaggctcagagctaaacaCATGGAAACACAATAATCAAAGCAGATCCATTCTACTGACACTACTGAAAATGTGCCCGGCAGCCGTTCGTCCGGCTtttgaaaacaatgaaaaaaatgcatgataATTTCAAGAGacctggggaacctcactccattcgcTGTCTATGAGTACTAAAAGTGCAGTATTTCcttgttctctctctctctctccaattTCTGCAAACACACTGGCCTTTAAATTAAATGTGCCCTGGGTACTCTTGTATACATAACAAAATTAGGTTGCTCTGTCCTTGTGACCTTGCAGTGGCGGTATAACTGCCAAATATAGCtgaatgttaatttccctttcccTTAGGGAACACCACTCCATTCACTTTCTCCATGTATGATTGTGTACCGCAAAATTTAACACCAGCATTTATATATTGATGtttaatattgcaatatttaacTTTTCTATTTAGATTGGATTTCCATTTGGTGATTAAACCTGTCCAAATTATGCgccctgaggctcagagctaagcCTTTTTCTATTCCAGCGCACAAgcaaatatgtataaatacgtACATATGGAAATATGTACAGCAAATGCAATCTAATCAAAGGTGCGGGGATGCAGATGTAAAAACAAGCTAACACCACACAtccggggaacctcactccattcagcGGTGATTAGTTTTGATGTCTGTTAAGGCAGCAAACCTCCAGCTTGTTTAAAATGATCAATAGCCCATGTAAATGAGCCAAATCTTAACGAACAATTAAGGTTAGCGATTGACGACGATCGGTGCGTCACGACGATTCAGCCTTGAAAGAATCATTGGGCAACGCGtctcatgtgtgggttttcctccaCGCTATAAATCACGGCGCTGCCTCTGGTAATGCTAGGATGTAGTCATACACACGCGTGCAAAGACATGCAGGATGGAATTGTTTTTCTCTTCCTCGCCCGACTTGTTTTCCACTCCGAGGCGACACCAAAGCACTCCTACTGCCTAACATGTGAGGCCAATGTACTGTTGTACTGGCATGATGATGGATAGGGATGGATGTATTGGCAGAAAATCCACAATACCATCTgaggtaatgtgtgtgtgtgttgagtatTGTACTCTATGTGTGAGTATTGTATTCTTTTAGCGACATGTGTGACATCTGCTCCCACTTTCTGTTTCCAATGGTGTCATTCGATGCCGGGCCTCTTTAAGAATACATACAAGTCCAACTCCGTTGGCTTCTTTTACATCCTTAGTGCAGTGATGTAACACTGATCCCACAGTACCTGAATGCACCAACGGGGATCGGATTATGTTAGAGCCAGAGACTGTAGGGAATGGAGAGAATacaaggtttttgtttttttttttatagcaaagTTCATGGAGTTCATGCAACCAGGCTGCTATGACCATCAGCAGCCACTAGAGGTGCTATGGATGACCATAATGTGCTGACAATGCAATTTTTGCACGGAagcttttttattatattttatattaataaataataaataataaataataaataataaataataaataataaataataaataataaataataaataataaataataaataataaataataaataataaataataaataataaataataaataataaataataaataataaataataaataataaataataaatattaaatattaaatattaaataataaatattgtaccccgcctctcgcccgaagacagctgggttaggctccagcaccccccgcgaccctcgtgaggaaaagcggtagaaaatgaaggaatgaatgaaataataaataataaatgagaaattagatagaaaattaaatataaattagaaataataaattagaaattagaaataataaattagaaattagatagaaaattaaatataaattagaaataataaattagaaattattaataaataaattaataataataatgatataattatAGTTTGTTCTACTCATTGCTTATTTCTCAGTCATAAATCATTTCAATTTGCTAAACAATGTCAACTAATTACTTTTGTAGGAAATTCTATAAATCTTTCCTGAGACCAGCTTGTAGTACTGCAGTTTTACACAGCTTAAAGTACATCAAAGTACATCAACTtgcatattaatatgaatatatatagtatttgcAAATAAAGCTACGTAACTTACCTTTCAAGTTAATTCCAGCATTTTCTTCTATGTGCACTAAATGAAGATACATGCTAATGACTTACAATATATGGACGGCCTACATATTGTGTGTTtcccattatattatttttttttattttatttgtgccGTCCCTAATACAGTACATTTGAGCCGCCACCAATGGTGTAATTGCTATTTACATGAATGAACATTACTTTTTGCTGAAACAGGCTACATCGACATGCATGCTAGAAGATAAGGCAGTGTTGTGGAGTTGCCAACTGCATTGTGTTTCTGTCCCAACCAGGGTTTCTTCAGGCGAACAATCCGTCTGAAGTTGGAGTACGATAAGTGTGAGCGCAACTGCAAAATCCAAAAGAAGAACCGCAACAAGTGCCAGTACTGCCGCTTCCATAAGTGCCTCTCTGTGGGAATGTCACACAACGGTAAGGCAGGCATATTGGAGTATTTATCAGTACAAGCGCGGCGGGACGTTTGAGAGTGTAGCTGCAGTTTTCGAGCGTAGTGTCCTGCTGGAGAAAACACAGGGCCCTTAGAGCTGCACATCTGTGCTGCAGGGTCATTGAGTTCGTCACAGCGGCCTCACGCTTCAGGCGCTGCAGTGTCAGAAACCCGAGATGGAGGGAATGAACTCACCGCAGCGTATCATTTGTTGgctaatttactactttttttttggaactcCACAAATTAATCCTTCCATTGCTTGCTTAAATGTCTCCATGGGACAGCCATCCGTTTTGGACGCATGCCCCAGGCGGAGAAGATGAAGCTGAAAGCAGAAAGCAAGATGGTGGAGAAGAAAAAGGAGGCGAGCCCCATACTGTCCGACCACAAGAGCCTAATCGGGTGCATCCATGAAGCCTACATGAAGAACTTCAACATGAACAAAGCCAAAGCTCGCCTCATACTCACCGGAAAGACAAGCAAACCGGTAAAGCAACATGATTACGTGTGGATTTATATCTCCCTTTAGGTCATCTTGCCTTCCTCATCCTAGCCTTTCATCATCCACGACATGGAGACATTCCAGCTGGCCGAGAGGACCTTCGCGGCCCACATGGCGTCTGACAACCTGGAACCCGACAGCGGCCTGCCGGCAGGGGTACTGGTGGCAGCTGTGGGATGCGGCGGGCTCCAGCAGAAGGAGGCCGAGGCTCGCCTCTTCCACTGCTGTCAGAGCACATCAGTGGAGACGGTCACAGAACTCACAGAGTTTGCCAAGGCCGTGCCCGGCTTCCAGAACCTGGACTTGAACGATCAGGTACTAATATACGCTTTGATAACAGTACAACGCAAATCAAAGGCAATAATACataccgtaaaacggggttataagggacaatttttgggaaaatgttttttgaacggcagcacggcggtggtgtggttagcgcagacctcacagctaggacacccgagttcaattccaccctcggccatctctgtgtggagtttgcatgttctccccatgcatgcgtgggttttctccgggtactccggtttcctcccacattccaaaaacatgctaggttaattggcgactccaaattgtccatgggtatgaatgtgagtgtgaatggttgtttgtctatatgtgccctgtgattggctggcgaccagtccagggtggaccccgcctctcgcccgaagacagctgggataggctccagcacccctgcaaagcttgtgaggatatgcggtagaaaatgaatgaatgaatgaatgcagagaACCTAAGGGGGCTAAAGACACCACCTTGGTGAACACCACAAAACAATAAgctattttgttattgtaaaacTTGTCAAACAAATGgtttataccacttatcctccagcaaaatgttttttggacggctgcatggcggtggggtggttagcgcagacctcacagctaggagacccgagttcaatcccaccctcggccatctctgtgtggagtttgcatgttctccccgtgcatgcgtgggttttctccgggtactccggtttcctcccacattccaaaaacatgctaggttaattggcgactccaaattgtccataggtatgaatgtgagtgtgaatggttgtttgtctctacgtatgtgccctgtgattggctggccaccagtccagggtgtaacccgcctctcgcccaaagacagctgggataggctccagcacccccgcgacccacgtgaggataagcagaagaaaatgaatgaatgttttttgaacgatttgttcaagaatatatggttctttgaaaaaaacaacacaaagcagtttcctgtttaacatgaaaaggcagaattacatttaaaacattttcccgaaaattgtcccatattaccccgttttacggtacaCACCTGATCAAAATCAGTTGAAAATTTCTAGAATATGAATTTAGCACGtttggaccttaatgaggttttaaataGAGCTACAATACACAAAAGCAAGAACAAGGAGCGGaacttgtaatttaaaaaataaataaatcaagtgaAATAggtcagctaggagacccgagttcaattccaccctcggccatctctgtgtggagtttgcatgttctccccgtgcatgcgtgggttttctccgggtactccggtttcctcccacattccaaaaacatgctaggttaattagtgactccaaattgtccataggtatgaatgtgagtgtgaatggttgtttgtctatatgtgccctgtgattggctggccatcagtccagggtgtaccccgcctctcgcccaaagacagctgggataggctccagcacccactgcgaccaccgtgaggataagcggtataacatgaatgaatgaatgttttttgaacaatttgttcaagaatatatggttctttgaaaaaaacaacacaaagcagcttcctgtttaacatgaaaagacagaattacatttaaaacattttcctgaaaattgtcccttattacctgGAAAATTGTCCCATATtaccccgttttacggtacagacctgatcaaaatcagTTGAAAAAATGCTAGAATATGAATTTAGCACATTTagaccttaatgaggttttaaataGAGCTACAATACGCAAAAGCAAGAACGGGGaatggaatttaaaaaataaataaataaagtgaacTAGGTTGTTTTCACCTGATCAAAAATGCTCAAAATtcttattttctgtcaggcattcacatggtcatgccctcctgatgtctaaagctaagaagctttctcttctCGAATGTTGTTGGATCATTGtcgtgccattgctgctgaggttggacgcagtaagaccGTGGTTCTACATTTCGGGAAAGATCCTTACCATTACGGAACAAAAacgtcaagtggtagacccaaaaaaTGACACCTGCGCCGAGCTGgaggatccgattggctgtccGTAAAGACCTCCACGGGGTGGTCCTCGACTTAAAATGCAGGCATTGATGCCATGGCATCATCTCCAAGCGAAATCTCTGATGCCGTCATTGTACCATTTAGAACCCCCAGGGGGCGTATTTTCATGGTATCCTCACAATCAACTTCTCttgctgacttttttttaggTCACTCTCCTCAAGTACGGCGTCTACGAGGCCCTCTTCACACTCCTGGCCTCGTGCATGAACAAAGATGGCCTCCTGGTGGCGCGCGGCGGCGGCTTCATCACCCGCGAGTTCCTCAAGAGCCTCCGTCGGCCCTTCAGCGACATGATGGAGCCCAAGTTCCAGTTCGCCACACGCTTCAACTCCTTAGAGCTGGAAGACAGCGACCTGGCCCTTTTTGTGGCCGCCATCATCTGCTGTGGAGGTGAGCTTCTAGAATCAATAACTCCCCTTCAAGTCCTCATCATCTCATCTTCATCCACCAGACCGTCCAGGCCTGGTGGATGTCCCTCTAGTGGAGCAGCTCCAGGAAGGCATTGTTCAAGCCCTGCGGCTCCACCTGGTGGCCAACCACCCGGACCACCCTTTCCTCTTCCCGAGACTTCTGCAGAAACTGGCTGACCTGCGAGAGCTGGTCACCGAGCACGCTCAGTTGGTGCAAGAAATTGAGACAACCGAGGACACCTCATTGCACCCCCTCTTGCAAGAAATCTACCGGGACATGTACTAACTTAGGAGATTCAGAACTGGGTACACTTCATATTGTTCTGTAGCAAACGTAacaggaaaaaacattttagggaGAAGTACTATGAAAATGGGGCCATAGATTGTATTAAAAACTGTGACAGAAGCAAtcagatgtttaaaaaaaatgcctaaATAGTGTGGTGACCAAGCCATGTCAAACGTATTTGCCATTGTATATTATTTAAACAGTTTCAATGtgtgatattttgttttttaccttTGAACAGCATTGCATGCAGATTGAAATGTGACTTCTAGAATAACAAATATGGCTTCATTCTATTTTTTCATACAAAATACTGTGTGGAACCATTTGTTTTGACAGTGATAAACTTCTATAAACTAATATTTTGTGAAAGGGATACagaatatattttactttttaattgttgccATATTGGTTAGTGACAGTCGTTGCTATTTTCTGCATTAAATCGAGTTATTGCATTAACTGAAACAGCAGTAATGTTTGAattgctttttctttctttttacttcataaaatacaataacacaatTGCAGCTAGAACAGTTTTTTTGCTTGTATTCTTTGTTttataaattgtattaattCAGACCAACAAACTGGCAGCCAATTTCAGTGTGGCAATACACCCCCGATCCTATAGGTGGCGGTAAAGGCCCA
Coding sequences within it:
- the LOC131132733 gene encoding peroxisome proliferator-activated receptor alpha-like isoform X1, coding for MAGDLYCPPSPLGDSLLDSPLCADLMEDLCDISQSIGEDTIGFEFPEYQSPGSGSGSGSSIALDTLTPASSPSPGGCGAAPEPDESSGPLNLECRVCSDKASGFHYGVHACEGCKGFFRRTIRLKLEYDKCERNCKIQKKNRNKCQYCRFHKCLSVGMSHNAIRFGRMPQAEKMKLKAESKMVEKKKEASPILSDHKSLIGCIHEAYMKNFNMNKAKARLILTGKTSKPPFIIHDMETFQLAERTFAAHMASDNLEPDSGLPAGVLVAAVGCGGLQQKEAEARLFHCCQSTSVETVTELTEFAKAVPGFQNLDLNDQVTLLKYGVYEALFTLLASCMNKDGLLVARGGGFITREFLKSLRRPFSDMMEPKFQFATRFNSLELEDSDLALFVAAIICCGDRPGLVDVPLVEQLQEGIVQALRLHLVANHPDHPFLFPRLLQKLADLRELVTEHAQLVQEIETTEDTSLHPLLQEIYRDMY
- the LOC131132733 gene encoding peroxisome proliferator-activated receptor alpha-like isoform X2, whose amino-acid sequence is MPNLCDTLTPASSPSPGGCGAAPEPDESSGPLNLECRVCSDKASGFHYGVHACEGCKGFFRRTIRLKLEYDKCERNCKIQKKNRNKCQYCRFHKCLSVGMSHNAIRFGRMPQAEKMKLKAESKMVEKKKEASPILSDHKSLIGCIHEAYMKNFNMNKAKARLILTGKTSKPPFIIHDMETFQLAERTFAAHMASDNLEPDSGLPAGVLVAAVGCGGLQQKEAEARLFHCCQSTSVETVTELTEFAKAVPGFQNLDLNDQVTLLKYGVYEALFTLLASCMNKDGLLVARGGGFITREFLKSLRRPFSDMMEPKFQFATRFNSLELEDSDLALFVAAIICCGDRPGLVDVPLVEQLQEGIVQALRLHLVANHPDHPFLFPRLLQKLADLRELVTEHAQLVQEIETTEDTSLHPLLQEIYRDMY